The following coding sequences are from one Roseburia hominis A2-183 window:
- a CDS encoding methyl-accepting chemotaxis protein, protein MEKLHRQNLVIVWCSIIALSLVSLMGYGFTVLAIRGIAILVVAGIISTIGCYLPIDDAKKVLILVFPPAIGTLLYSWVYGGNSIPYLANFVLLAMTTSYFMESVIIYFAVPFAVISVVFMAFSPETIAGIDYTMAGVVTRIFLFIVTAILLYFATKRGAGVVKKTEETLSIVQNNAKVANTISANLNTTIHKSMSSVHALADGSSSVKSAASQMGQVVEDTANATVSVMDKINAATTEINRNHELAVSLDQGFQKVQSAVEKGNGAIQTAKSSILSMEETVDSARQSTDSLLTEMNRITSILGEINSIASQTNLLSLNASIEAARAGEHGRGFAVVADEIRALSEESAKAANNIQEILTWLTDTTGQISKEITAGTDAASASVELVGGLMDYFSNINDATDEASQIVDEEYKIIEHVKEHFGNIQQEIETLVATSEENSATIQNITDTITSQNDSIRSISAEIDEISSLSADLEQHFWEDN, encoded by the coding sequence ATGGAAAAATTGCACAGGCAGAATTTGGTTATTGTCTGGTGCTCGATTATTGCACTTAGCCTTGTTTCTTTGATGGGATACGGATTTACCGTGCTTGCAATCCGTGGAATTGCAATTCTGGTAGTTGCGGGAATTATTTCTACGATTGGATGTTACCTTCCGATTGACGATGCGAAAAAAGTGCTGATTCTTGTATTTCCGCCGGCGATCGGTACGCTGTTGTATTCGTGGGTATATGGTGGCAATTCGATTCCGTATCTGGCGAATTTTGTACTTTTAGCGATGACAACTTCCTATTTTATGGAGTCGGTTATCATCTATTTCGCAGTGCCGTTTGCCGTTATTTCGGTCGTATTCATGGCTTTCAGCCCCGAGACCATCGCGGGAATTGACTACACGATGGCCGGGGTCGTGACGCGTATATTTTTGTTTATCGTGACAGCGATCCTGCTTTATTTTGCGACGAAGCGCGGTGCGGGTGTTGTGAAGAAAACGGAAGAGACGCTTTCCATCGTTCAGAACAATGCGAAAGTCGCCAATACGATTTCAGCGAATCTGAACACCACGATCCACAAGAGTATGAGTTCAGTGCATGCGCTTGCGGACGGCAGCTCCAGCGTGAAATCGGCGGCATCGCAGATGGGGCAGGTGGTTGAGGATACTGCTAATGCAACTGTCAGCGTGATGGATAAAATTAATGCGGCAACAACAGAGATTAACCGGAACCATGAACTGGCAGTTTCTCTGGATCAGGGATTTCAGAAGGTGCAGAGTGCGGTAGAAAAAGGAAACGGAGCGATACAGACGGCAAAGAGTTCCATTCTTTCCATGGAGGAGACCGTCGATTCCGCGCGCCAATCGACCGATTCGCTGCTTACCGAGATGAACCGGATCACATCGATTCTCGGAGAGATCAATTCCATTGCATCCCAGACGAATCTGTTGTCGTTAAATGCATCTATTGAGGCGGCGCGTGCGGGAGAACACGGAAGAGGATTTGCGGTGGTTGCAGATGAGATCCGCGCGCTGTCAGAAGAGAGTGCCAAGGCGGCGAACAACATTCAGGAGATTTTGACCTGGCTGACGGATACGACCGGGCAGATCTCAAAAGAAATCACGGCGGGCACCGATGCTGCTTCCGCGAGTGTGGAGCTGGTCGGCGGATTGATGGATTATTTTAGTAACATCAATGATGCGACGGATGAGGCGAGCCAGATTGTCGATGAAGAATATAAGATCATTGAACATGTGAAGGAACACTTTGGAAATATCCAGCAGGAGATCGAGACGCTGGTGGCAACCTCAGAGGAAAATTCTGCAACCATCCAGAATATCACGGACACAATCACGTCGCAGAATGATTCCATCCGCAGCATTTCGGCTGAAATCGATGAGATTTCATCATTATCGGCAGATCTGGAACAGCATTTTTGGGAAGATAACTAA